The following proteins are co-located in the Salvelinus sp. IW2-2015 unplaced genomic scaffold, ASM291031v2 Un_scaffold3067, whole genome shotgun sequence genome:
- the LOC139025685 gene encoding uncharacterized protein, with amino-acid sequence MNWCMRQKQCAISHQLEDSGPLFLSVGEGERREGESGRRQAHRCSLCPLRLMQAISPNVILTQNHVPPRPSTRSTSLHPSTSLHVPKPSTSLHVLQAPPPPSTSLQAPPLPPPPSLPPSPSNSLTSLNPQSLQAPPQSLQALHLPPPPSTSLQAPPPPSTSLQAPPRPSKPLHLPPPPSTSLQAPPTSLPSSSPSLPPSPSTSLQAPTSLHVPPSPSHVLQAPPPPSTSLHVLQAPPPPSTSSSPPRPSNPSTSLKPLTSSTSLQPSTSLQALHVPPSPPPPPTPSTPSALHLPPPPSKPLHVLQAPPRPPASALHVPPRPSKPSTPLHAPPRPHVPPSPSTSLTSSKPLSPSKPLHVPPSPSTSLHVPPSPSQPSSPPSPSTSLHAPLHQRPEISISSQPSRPSTPLHLPPPPSTSLHAPPSPLHLPPPPSNPPPPSTSLQALHLPPPPSKPSTSLQAPPRPSTPSRPSRPSTCPSTSSTPPRPSTSLHAPPRPSTSLHVCPPRVAPRSLHVAPRRSTSLHVPPRLSTSLPSLHLPPPPSTSLHVPPSPSTSLHVPPSPSTSLHLPPSPSTSPTSLHVPPGPPPPSTSPSPSTSSKPLHVPPSPSTSLHLPPRPSKPSTSLHLPPSPSTSSKPSTSLHLPPPPPPPSTSLHVPPSPPPPSTSLQAPPRPSKPLHVPPSPSTSLTSSSPPRPSKPSTSLQAPPPPSTSLHVPPSPPPPSTSLQAPPRPSKPSTSSKPLHVLTSLHVLQAPPRPSTPSTPSTSLQALHVPHVPPSPPRPSKPLHVPQAPPRPSTSLQAPPSPPRPPSPSTSLHAPLHQRPEMCPFSLVNETGSTPPLLHDPTPCCLAPGP; translated from the exons atgaattggtgcatgaggcagaaacaGTGTGCCATcagccatcagctggaagacagtgGCCCCCTTTTTCTAAGCGTCGGGGAGGGAGAACGGCGGGAGGGGGAGTCGGGTAGGAGGCAGGCTCACCGCTGCTCCCTCTGTCCCCTCAGACTGATGCAGGCCATTAGTcca aacgtgatcttgactcagaaccACGTCCCTCCACGTCCCTCCACTCgctccacctccctccatccctccacgtCCCTCCACGTCCCCAAGCCCTCCACGTCCCTCCACGTCCTCCaagcccctccacctccctccacctccctccaagcccctccactccctccacctccctcactccctccaagCCCCTCCaactccctcacctccctcaacCCTCAGTCCCTCCAAGCCCCTCCACAGTCCCTCCaagccctccacctccctccacctccctccacgtccctccaagcccctccacctccctccacctccctccaagcccctccacgtccctccaagcccctccacctccctccacctccctccacgtCCCTCCAAGCCCCTCcaacctccctcccctcctcaagcccctccctccctccaagcCCCTCCACGTCCCTCCAAGCCCCCACGTCCCTCCACGTCCCTCCAAGCCCCTCCCACGTCCTCCaagcccctccacctccctccacctccctccacgtcctccaagcccctccacctccctccacctcctccagcccTCCACGTCCCTCCAACCCCTCCACGTCCCTCAAGCCCCTCACGTCCTCCACGTCCCTCCAACCCTCCACGTCCCTCCAAGCCCTCCACGTCCCTCCAagccccccacctccccccactccctccactccctcagccctccacctccctccacctccctccaagcCCCTCCACGTCCTCCAAGCCCCTCCACGTCCTCCAGCCTCCGCCCTCCACGTCCCTCCACGTCCCTCCAAGCCCTCCACGCCCCTCCACGCCCCTCCACGCCCTCACGTCCCTCCAAGCCCCTCCACGTCCCTCACGTCCTCCAAGCCCCTCAGTCCCTCCAAGCCCCTCCACGTCCCTCCAAGCCCCTCCACGTCCCTCCACGTCCCTCCAAGCCCCTCCCAGCCCTCCAGTCCTCCAAGCCCCTCCACGTCGCTCCACGCCCCGCTCCACCAGAGGCCTGAAAT TAGTATAAGTAGTCAACCCTCACGTCCCTCCAcgcccctccacctccctccacctccctccacgtCCCTCCACGCCCCTCCaagccccctccacctccctccacctccctccaaccctccacctccctccacctccctccaagccctccacctccctccacctccctccaagcCCTCCACGTCCCTCCAAGCCCCTCCACGTCCCTCCACCCCCTCACGTCCCTCACGTCCCTCCACGTGTCCCTCCACGTCCTCCACCCCTCCACGTCCCTCCACGTCCCTCCACGCCCCTCCACGCCCCTCCACGTCCCTCCACGTGTGCCCTCCACGTGTCGCTCCACGGTCGCTCCACGTCGCTCCACGTCGCTCCACGTCCCTCCACGTCCCTCCACGTCTCTCCACGTCCCTCCCGTcgctccacctccctccacctccctccacgtccctccacgtccctccaagcccctccacgtccctccacgtccctccaagcccctccacctccctccacctccctccaagcccctccacctcccccacctccctccacgTCCCTCCaggccctccacctccctccacctctccaagCCCCTCCACGTCCTCCAAGCCCCTCCACGTCCCTCCaagcccctccacctccctccacctccctccacgtccctccaagccctccacctccctccacctccctccaagcCCCTCCACGTCCTCCaagccctccacctccctccacctccctccac cccctccacctccctccacctccctccacgtccctccaagccctccacctccctccacctccctccaagcCCCTCCACGTCCCTCCAAGCCCCTCCACGTCCCTCCAAGCCCCTCCACGTCCCTCACGTCCTCAAGCCCTCCACGTCCCTCCAAGCCCTCCACGTCCCTCCaagcccctccacctccctccacctccctccacgtccctccaagccctccacctccctccacctccctccaagcCCCTCCACGTCCCTCCAAGCCCTCCACGTCCTCCAAGCCCCTCCACGTCCTCACGTCCCTCCACGTCCTCCAAGCCCCTCCACGCCCCTCCACGCCCTCCACGCCCTCCACGTCCCTCCAAGCCCTCCACGTCCCTCACGTCCCTCCAAGCCCCCCACGTCCCTCCAAGCCCCTCCACGTCCCTCAAGCCCCTCCACGTCCCTCCACGTCCCTCCAAGCCCCTCCAAGCCCTCCACGTCCTCCAAGCCCCTCCACGTCGCTCCACGCCCCGCTCCACCAGAGGCCTGAAATGTGTCCATTCTCTCTGGTTAATGAAACAGgatctactcctcctctcctccatgaccCGACACCATGCTGCCTTGCCCCCGGCCCGTGA